The following are from one region of the Klebsiella aerogenes genome:
- the emtA gene encoding membrane-bound lytic murein transglycosylase EmtA: protein MKLRWFVVLFVLLAGCSSKHDYTNPPWNAEVPVKRAMQWMPISEKAGAAWGVDPQLVTAIIAIESGGNPTVVSKSGAVGLMQLKPSTSGRDVYQRMGWRGEPSVSELKNPERNISMGAAYLSILENGPLAGIKDPQVMRYAVVVSYANGAGALLRTFSSNRQDAIDEINDLDADEFFEHVAKKHPAPQAPRYIWKLQKALDAM from the coding sequence GTGAAATTGAGATGGTTTGTTGTTTTATTTGTACTGTTGGCCGGTTGTAGCTCAAAGCATGATTACACTAACCCGCCGTGGAACGCCGAGGTGCCGGTGAAACGGGCGATGCAGTGGATGCCGATCAGCGAAAAAGCCGGTGCCGCGTGGGGCGTGGATCCACAACTGGTGACGGCGATCATCGCGATTGAGTCCGGCGGCAACCCGACGGTGGTCAGCAAATCCGGCGCAGTGGGGCTGATGCAGCTGAAGCCATCGACTTCCGGGCGCGATGTTTATCAGCGGATGGGCTGGCGAGGCGAGCCTTCGGTCAGTGAACTGAAAAACCCCGAGCGCAATATTTCGATGGGCGCGGCCTACCTGAGTATTCTGGAAAATGGCCCGCTGGCGGGGATTAAAGACCCACAGGTGATGCGCTATGCGGTGGTGGTGTCGTATGCCAACGGCGCGGGCGCGCTGCTGCGCACCTTCTCGTCGAATCGCCAGGACGCCATTGATGAGATTAACGATCTCGACGCCGATGAGTTCTTCGAACATGTGGCGAAAAAACATCCGGCTCCACAGGCGCCGCGCTATATCTGGAAGCTGCAGAAAGCGCTGGACGCGATGTAA